The following proteins come from a genomic window of Sardina pilchardus chromosome 13, fSarPil1.1, whole genome shotgun sequence:
- the nipsnap2 gene encoding protein NipSnap homolog 2 → MAARVLQKGANGLNQVKNKARTKGQVIDVIRTLSVSSNKQREDSWFKSLFVRKVDPRKDAHSNLLAKKEDSNLYKIQFHNVKPECLEAYNQLCETVLPSIHADKYYPCELVGTWNTWYGEQDQAVHLWRYRGGYPALTEVMNKLKNNKEFMEYRQERGKMLLSRRNQLLLEFSFWNEPVPRDGPNIYELRSYQLRPGTMIEWGNYWARAIGYRQHNQEAVGGFFSQIGNLYMVHHLWAYKDLLTRENTRNAAWHKEGWDEVVYYTVPLIQHMDSRIMIPMKASPMQ, encoded by the exons ATGGCGGCTCGAGTCCTTCAGAAGGGTGCCAATGGCCTGAATCAGGTTAAAAACAAGGCCCGGACGAAAGGACAGGTCATTGACGTGATCAG GACCTTGTCAGTATCTAGCAATAAACAGCGAGAAGACAGCTGGTTTAAGTCGCTGTTTGTGCGCAAAGTTGATCCCAGAAAGGATGCACACTCTAATCTACTTGCCAAGAAAGAGGACAGCAACTTATATAAAATTCAGT TTCACAATGTGAAACCGGAGTGCCTGGAGGCCTACAACCAACTCTG TGAGACGGTTTTGCCATCCATTCATGCTGATAAGTACTACCCATGTGAACTAGTGGGGACTTGGAATACCTGGTATGGAGAGCAGGATCAGGCTG TTCACCTGTGGCGATACCGGGGAGGCTACCCAGCCCTAACTGAAGTTATGAACAAACTAAAAAATAACAAG GAATTCATGGAgtacagacaggagagagggaagatgctGCTCTCCCGCCGGAaccagctgctgctggagttcagcttctggAACGAGCCTGTCCCCAGAGATGGACCCAATATCTACGAGCTCAGGTCCTACCAGTTAAGA CCCGGGACCATGATTGAGTGGGGTAATTACTG gGCCCGAGCTATTGGCTACCGTCAACACAACCAGGAAGCAGTGGGCGGCTTCTTCTCTCAAATTGGAAATCTCTACATGGTGCACCATTTGTGGG ccTACAAAGATCTGCTGACTCGAGAGAACACCAGGAACGCTGCCTGGCATAAGGAGGGTTGGGATGAGGTTGTGTACTACACAG TTCCTCTGATTCAGCACATGGATTCCAGGATAATGATTCCTATGAAGGCATCCCCAATGCAGTAA
- the psph gene encoding phosphoserine phosphatase, translating into MQCRWPVLQRCIQQAYCTTMATLEQTKETFRCADAVCFDVDSTVIREEGIDELAKFCGVGDAVQEMTRNAMGGSVTFKKALTDRLSIIKCSREQVNKLLTDHPPQLTPGIKELVDRLHERNVKVFLISGGFRCIVEHVASQLSIPHENVYANRLKFYFNGEFAGFDETQPTAESGGKGRVISMLKEKYGFKKVVMIGDGATDLEACPPAGAFIGFGGNVVRPQVKDRSLWYVTSFGELLKELEMI; encoded by the exons AGCATACTGCACAACAATGGCAACTTTGGAGCAGACCAAGGAGACCTTCCGATGTGCAGATGCGGTGTGCTTTGATGTGGACAGCACGGTCATTCGTGAGGAAGGTATAGATGAGCTGGCCAAGTTCTGCGGAGTCGGCGATGCAGTGCAGGAAAT GACTCGCAACGCCATGGGTGGGTCAGTTACTTTCAAAAAAGCTCTGACAGATCGGCTGTCAATCATAAAGTGCTCCAGGGAACAGGTCAACAAGCTTCTCACTGACCATCCTCCCCAGTTGACTCCAGGTATTAA AGAGCTTGTTGACCGACTACATGAGAGAAATGTGAAGGTATTTCTTATCTCTGGAGGATTTCGCTGTATCGTGGAACATGTTGCCAGTCAGCTCAGCATACCTCATGAGAATGTCTACGCAAACCGACTCAAGTTCTACTTCAACG GTGAATTCGCTGGTTTTGACGAGACTCAGCCCACTGCAGAGTCGGGTGGCAAGGGCCGAGTCATCAGCATGCTGAAAGAGAAGTATGGCTTTAAGAAGGTGGTGATGATCGGAGATGGTGCCACAGATCTCGAGGCCTGCCCTCCAGCT GGTGCCTTCATTGGGTTCGGGGGAAATGTTGTCAGGCCTCAAGTGAAGGACCGAAGCCTGTGGTACGTTACAAGTTTTGGAGAGCTGCTGAAGGAACTGGAAATGATATAA